TCGCGAGTGTTGGCGCAATTGCGCAAGGGAAAGACGTTGGTCCCGGTCACACCCAGGCTGGCGAGCCACGCCTTCATGACTTCGCCTTCGCTCCATGGATTGCCCGGCGGCAATCGCGACCTGCCGCCGCCACCACCAAGGATCAGAACTTCCGCGTGCTTTCGCTTGAACAACTCGACAGCCGCCAGGATCCGATCCGCCGGTTCGCCAACATCAAAGCCCAGCGGATCGCCGTTCGAGGCGTTGAGCGTGCCACCCAGCATGACCACGGCGTCGCAAGGCGGAAGGTTCGTCAGGTTCTGCGTGGCGTAAGGTCGCTCCAGTGAGGCCAGCAATCGCGCCGGAACGCGCGTCGAGCCGATAACGGATATGGCACTGGCAATCGCTCCACAAAAAACCGCCTCGCGCCATTTACGGCTGCGGAACATCCAGAGCGTTGCCAGCACATGAAGCAGCCAGAGAAATCCGAGGGGCTGGAGAAGGGGCTCCCAAAACGATGTCATGCGCGCCCAGTCTAGTTTCCAGACGGGAAAACACGATTCGAAAATCCGTTGGAATTGGATTTTGCCCTGAAGTCGGGTTAGAGCGTGTCCGAAAATTGCGCGGGGTCGTGCGGCGAGGGATTTTGTATCTGTTTAGCGTTGGTAGGGACGGATTCCACTCCGTCCCTGACTAATCCTTGAGGGCGTCTCTTGAAGGGACAGACGGACAACGGAAAAACCAGGAGCCTCCGTTGATCCATCCTCTCTTCCTGGGCGGCGGTCTGGCTCACGGCTTGATTTGGGACGGAGTGGAATCCGTCCCTACCACGCTAAACACGTACGGGATGTTGTTTGGAACACGCTCTTTGGAGCCGCGCGCGGGATCCTACTCGAAAATCCCGTCCAGAAGCTCGAACACTGCCTGTGGTCGGGAGTTCGCCTGCACGGAAATGGACGCGGCAGGACGCGTCAAAATGTGATGCCGGAGAAACTCAGTGACTTCCTCGGCTTGATCCGCGTCGAAAATGGGTGGGAACGTCGAGGCCAGTCGATTGGTGCTGCGCGGCGAAATGGCCAATTCGTCGTTCTCGGAAGGAGGTTGCGGGGCGTCGGGATTGCCTTTCCGATTCAGCTTGGACTGGACAGAAGTTCCAGGGTTGGCGCCGGCGCCGGTCTGCGGGTTCGTCTGGATGACCATAATGTCGTGTTACGGCTGCTACTGAGTTCTTCGGCGGGGTCACTGCTGATTGATCCACGCACAGTTTCCACTCGCCCGGCTTCGTTGAGCAACATGAATGCCAGGCGCTCGTTGCGGCAGAATCGGGGCATTTCCAGGGTGTTTTCGCGACGTCGAACCGCAAGCCGCATTGCACCCGGAAAAAACCTCTCGGCAAATCTTTCCGCCAAGCCGCACTCGGCCGATGAACCCAATCCCAGGAGAGAAGCTTTTCTCCCAAGCAAAACTTCATGCATTGAACCCCTGATCCGCTTCCTTAACCAACGCGATTGGTACCCCCGCCCAGAATTGAACTGGGATCCGCGGTTTAGGAAACCGCTGCTCTATCCATTTGAGCTACGGGAGCATTTACCTTGTAAAAATTGGCTGAAATGCCTGTTTTCAACGTGCGTTGTCGCGAACAGATTTGACAGTGTGCAACATATGTGCAACGCTAACACGCATGAAACCTACCCCGTCACGCAAGGCCAAACAAGGGGATTCATGGCCTCGCAAAGTCCAACCCGGCCGAGCTATCGTCAACGTCTATCGGCGCAAGACGCCGAGCGGGAACTTCGCCTTCATGGTCGCAAACTACGCCGACGGTGACCGCCGCCGCTTTGACTCCTACGCGAGTGAAGCCGACGCATTGGAAGCAGCGGAAAAGCTGGCCCGGCGCCTTGATTCACGCGATTACGTGGCGGCCAGCATGACGCGCGATCAGGCGCTCGAATACGCCAACGCAGTTGCACGCCTCAAACCCTTCAACGTCACCGTGGACGCTGCGACCGCGACCGTGGCCCAATGCCTAAAGACCGTTGGCGACTTGGCGAACCTTCACGCTGCGGCGAAGTTCTACGCCGCTCGCCACAAGCAAACGATCAAGAAGCCAGTGGCTGAGGTCGTGGCCGAACTTCTCAAGATCAAGGCAGCCCGGGGCGCGAGTGAACGCTACATGCGAGATTTGACGGGACGGCTGGAACGCTTCGCCGACGATTGCGGGAAGGACTCGTGCAGCGTCACAACAGCGGACATTCAGGACTGGCTCGACGGCCAGAAACTCGGCCCGCAGAGTTACAGGAACTTTCGCACGGTGTTGCACACCTTGTTCAGGTTCGCCGTGGCGCGCGGGTACGCGGTGGACAATCCCGTTGAAGGTGTCGAGCGCGTCAAAGTCAACGGTGGCGACGTGGAGATTTTCACGCCGTCAGAGATCACCCGGCTTCTGGAGGCGGCCCACGAGAACTTTTCCGACTTCCTGCCGTGCCTCGCCATTGGCGCATTCGCGGGACTTCGAAGCGCCGAGATCGAGCGGTTGGAATGGAGTGACATCCACCTGGCGGAGCGGTTCATCGTGGTCAGCGCGAGCAAGGCCAAGACCGCCACCCGCCGCATTGTCCCGATACATGACAACCTGGCGGCATGGCTTGCGCCCTACGCGGACAGACAAGGAAAGGTCTGGTCCGACGGTCCAGACCAGTTTTTCAAGTGTCAGGCAGCGGTTGCCGCGGCAACCGCAGTTGAAGCGGACCCTGCACGCGGCGTGCCAGCTCAACAGGCGGTGGAGTGGAAAGCGAATGCACTCCGCCACTCTTACGCCAGTTATCGGTTCGCGCAGATCGGCGACGCGGGCCGCGTGGCCGGCGAACTGGGCAACAGCGCCGCCGTTGTGCATAAGCACTATCGCGAGCTGGTGAAACCAGCGGACGCCGAGAAATGGTTTTCGACGCGGCCCGAACAGCCGGGCAATGTTCTGACTCTGCCGACGGCCGTAAACGCTGGCCAACCGAGATGACATGAAAAACCGCAAAATGGAAAAGCGCCGCCCCGCTACGAACAAAGGCGACGCTCAAGGAAAAGCAACGGCCCCGAACGTATCGAGCGCCACACGCGCCGTCAACCCTGCCGATTCGAATGTCACAGCGGCAAGCGAAGCCGATTCGCAAGCCGTGCTCCGACAACTCACGCTCGCGAGACGTTACTGGCTGGAGACAGTTCATCGCTTCATTGCGGGACGCAAACTCAGTGGCCCAGAACTCGCGGTAGCGGATCATGCATGGAATCGTCTGCGCGACGCCGTTTGGAACGCGGAAGAGTGGAATCGTATTCTCGCCAATGGTTCGCCCGGCACTCCGATTCCCGACGACGAAATACTGAACCTGGAAGCGCCGGAATTCGCCCGTCCCGACGCGGCTTCACGTGAAGGTTTGGAACCTGGGCAACTCGCTGCTCTCGCCGCAGCGTTAATGCCAAAGAAATACGGAAAGCTCTCACGCGATCAGGCCGTGCGCGAGGCCCATGAACTGCTGGTTTCCGCTGAACGTTACATCAGCGGCTTGCCGAAAAACGCCCCCAGTGTTTTCGAGCGGTCGCGTCCATCGGCGCACGGGACCGTCAGAATCTCCGAGATCGAGGAATCGCAAGAGTCGGGCGGCCTGCCGTTGCTTTACAAACTCACCAAGCGGACTGACAAAGAGAATCGCGCGATGACTATACCGTTAAGCCGGGATGCAATTGTGAAAGCCGTTCATGACTACCTTGAAGGAATGCGCCTGCCGAAAAACGACATGGACTCTCATTTGAAACAGGGCCGCGTGACTGTCGCTGACTTGTGCGCCTTGCGATGGAAGCGGTTCAGGAGCCAAGCTGAGAAGCAGATGAACAGGGCGGAAACAGGGAAAGCGAAGGCCCAAATGACGCGCGCCGAGAACAAGCGCAAAGCGGAGGAAGCTCGAAAACCAGCGTCGGCGGCCAGCACTCAGGTTTATGCAGGCATTCCCGAAGTCAAAGCCGACATTCTCGACCCCAAGCGGCGCACCGCCTCAAAGCCCACGCGACATTGAGTCTTTGTCGGTTAGGCCGGCTGCAATGCCGGCAACGGCTGAATGTCGCGCTCGACGCGATCCTGGCACTCCAGGCGCACGACTTCCAAATCGTAATCCGCCTGAATGCCCATCCACATTTCGGGCGACACGTTGAACAGCCGCCCTAGCTTGAGCGCCATTTCCGCGCTGACACTCCGCTTGCCCCGGCAAATTTCACTGATGGCAATGGGGGTTGCGCCAATGGCCTTTGCCACGGCATACGCAGACAAGCCGAGCGGCTTCATAAAATCCTCGCGCAACACGTCACCCGGATGCACCGGCGCCAATCTGTCTTTTGCTTTTCTCATATCGTTAGTGATAGTCCACGATTTCAACCTGCTCGGCATCGCCCTTGCGCCACTGAAAGCAGATTCGCCATCGGTCATTGATGCGAATGCTGTGCTGGCCCTTGCGATCCCCTTTGAGGGCTTCGAGCCGGTTTCCCGGCGGCATCCGTAAGTCATCGAGCGTTCGGGCGCGATGCAGGTACTCGAGCTTGCGCCGCGCCGTGTTCTGAATGTCCGGCGGAAAGCGCCGCGAACGAATCCCGCGAAAAATCTGTTCGGTTTCGGCACAAGCGAAACTCCTAATCACCGGAGAACATTACCGCGTCCCGGTAATAGGGTCAAGGAAGGCCGCGTTGAGTCGCGTTGAGGTGCGTCAACGTGAAAACGCGCAGTGCGAAAACCACAGATCGGCAAAAAAGCGCAAGGAATTTTGCGGCAGTCCCAACCCCCGACTCCGGCTCCCCGGTTGCCGACTGCGGCATCAGGATTGCCGACTGCGGCGATTGCTGTGCCGACTGACCGCCGCGCGAAGAACCAAAAACGAGCGCGTATCATTCGAAGCATGAAAAAGGCAACGCAGATGCAAGTGGCCGACACGTGCCGCGCAACGAAATTCTGTCCGCCGTCCAAAACTCTCTCGGTTGTGCCTGGCATCTGCATGGCCCATCAGCACCCACACCCGCCCCGAAGTGGCCAAAGCTAAATGAAGAGCAACGCGCGGCGATCGTACGCGACGGCCCCGCGCTGGTGGATCTTTGGGAGCTTTCGCCCGTGCGGCTCGAAGACAATGAGCAGCACACCGAGCAAATCATTGACCGACTATTCCCGGGCAACCCCCTCTTGTGTTGTGGCAAATCGAGCCATGAATTCTCGACGCGACCGCGCGAGGAATGGCGCGGTGAATTGAGCAAGCTGCAATTGATCGTGCCGAGTCCCATGAGGACCCGCACCGGCAAGACCAAGGACGGCCGCGAGTCCGCGCACACCTTGCACAATACCGGCCCGCGAAGGTTTTTGGTTTGCGAATTTGACGGCGGGACCGTGGATGAACATGCCGCGCTCTTGCTCCATTTGGCCCGCTACGCGCCGCTGGTGTGTGTTGTGCACAGCGGTGGCAAGAGTCTTCATGGGTGGTTTTTGGTTGCCGGTCAGCCGGACGAAAAGGTTCTCCGCTTTTTTCGCTATGCCGTTTCGGTTGGCGCCGATCCTACCACATGGACGCGCTCACAATTTGTGCGGATGCCGGACGGCACACGGGACAACAACGGCAGGCGCCAGACTGTCTATTTCTTAAACTTCAAGCCGCTGGAGGGAAGACCATGAATTCGACGCTCGCCGAATATGGGATCTGCGATGTACCTGAAATCGACGCGGAAACAAAACCAGGCCCGCCAAAAGCTCGATTGCTGAGTGAACTGGTTCACCCACAGCACGACAAAAGCCCCGACGAACTTTTGCGTCATCGGTTTTTGCGTCGTGGCGGCGGGGCGCTGCTCTGTGGGCCTACCGGGATCGGGAAAAGCTCATTCGCCATACAATGCGCAATTTGTTGGGCGCTGGGCAAAGATTGTTTCGGCATTCAAGCGGCGCGCCCGCTCAAATCACTTCTGATCCAGGCCGAAAATGATGACGGCGACTTGGCCGAGATGCGCGATGGTGTGATTGAGGGGCTTGGGTTGATTGGCAATGAAGCCAAAGCCGCCTGTGCCAACCTTCTCGTTGTGCGCGAAGATTCAAGGACGGGGTTTGATTTCTTTCTGTCTGTAGTTAAACCGTTGTTAAGCGAACACCGGCCCCGACCTTCTGTGGATTGACCCCGCCCTTGCGTATCTGGGCGCTGAAGCTGGAGCACAAAGGGATGTGACTGCGTTTCTTCGCAACTACCTCAACCCGCTGCTTCGCGAATTTAATTGCGCCGGTGTAATCGTTCACCACACCAACAAGCCGTCCAGTGGAAAGGAGAAGCCGAATTGGAGCGGCAACGACTTCGCGTATCTCGGCAGTGGAAGCATTGAATGGGCGAACTGGGCGCGGGCGATCCTGGCATTACGCGGACTCGGCT
This DNA window, taken from Verrucomicrobiota bacterium, encodes the following:
- a CDS encoding YdcF family protein, producing the protein MTSFWEPLLQPLGFLWLLHVLATLWMFRSRKWREAVFCGAIASAISVIGSTRVPARLLASLERPYATQNLTNLPPCDAVVMLGGTLNASNGDPLGFDVGEPADRILAAVELFKRKHAEVLILGGGGGRSRLPPGNPWSEGEVMKAWLASLGVTGTNVFPLRNCANTREEAVQVAAMARERQWKRVLLVTSAYHMKRAAGLFVKLGIPVEPVACDFVGLATLQNQKRWSPFPKTPGFHHFDLYLHEWIGWLYYRLRGWVESRSERQNQ
- a CDS encoding type II toxin-antitoxin system RelE/ParE family toxin, which codes for MIRSFACAETEQIFRGIRSRRFPPDIQNTARRKLEYLHRARTLDDLRMPPGNRLEALKGDRKGQHSIRINDRWRICFQWRKGDAEQVEIVDYH
- a CDS encoding site-specific integrase, which gives rise to MKPTPSRKAKQGDSWPRKVQPGRAIVNVYRRKTPSGNFAFMVANYADGDRRRFDSYASEADALEAAEKLARRLDSRDYVAASMTRDQALEYANAVARLKPFNVTVDAATATVAQCLKTVGDLANLHAAAKFYAARHKQTIKKPVAEVVAELLKIKAARGASERYMRDLTGRLERFADDCGKDSCSVTTADIQDWLDGQKLGPQSYRNFRTVLHTLFRFAVARGYAVDNPVEGVERVKVNGGDVEIFTPSEITRLLEAAHENFSDFLPCLAIGAFAGLRSAEIERLEWSDIHLAERFIVVSASKAKTATRRIVPIHDNLAAWLAPYADRQGKVWSDGPDQFFKCQAAVAAATAVEADPARGVPAQQAVEWKANALRHSYASYRFAQIGDAGRVAGELGNSAAVVHKHYRELVKPADAEKWFSTRPEQPGNVLTLPTAVNAGQPR
- a CDS encoding HigA family addiction module antidote protein encodes the protein MRKAKDRLAPVHPGDVLREDFMKPLGLSAYAVAKAIGATPIAISEICRGKRSVSAEMALKLGRLFNVSPEMWMGIQADYDLEVVRLECQDRVERDIQPLPALQPA